In Equus caballus isolate H_3958 breed thoroughbred chromosome 25, TB-T2T, whole genome shotgun sequence, one DNA window encodes the following:
- the CAMSAP1 gene encoding calmodulin-regulated spectrin-associated protein 1 isoform X11 yields the protein MREITEKEVKLKQQLLESPARQKVRYRREHLSARQPPCFPLLEDLMRDSSDGAALLAVVHFYCPEQMKLDDICLKEVTSMADSLYNIRLLREFSNEYLNKCFYLTLEDMLYAPLVLKPNVMVFIAELFWWFENVKPDFVQPRDVQELKDAKTVSHQKSSRPPVPISNATKRSFLGSPAAASPADLQSSTQLPAEGCPRHHLHPEESEHLGKGASAFSPSHPLLPLRQKQQKTMQGEECPDQRHRSNSLTRVDGQPRGAAAAWAEKKNRPVSQPAPVALHHAASCDLDPGSGDSVSLARSISKDSLASNIVNLTPQNQPHPTALKTNGKSLLNNVDIEDEDEELVAIIRTDVAPHSGDLGLMASARSPQRLADTLESKPDSFFLEPLMPAVLRPAKEKQMITKEDECGEGRPRSFTSKRSSEGYQPLLRKKASSGHVSRDLNRTFTPICSELPVGLDPVPAEAGPQVVGEACGRPLASGGFDPLSQGQSADGFFLHVARAEEDTEGRFYVSCAKSPNAHHPEPWTVLRQDSDSDIADLEEAEHDLLGEDHPVVITKYVGEEESAKLQEDLKVKEHEDKDDASGRSSPCLSTVSQISSVSMASGSVKMTSFAERKLQRLNSCETKSSTSSSQKTTPDGSESCPPPLTTWKQRREQSPSRQSKDHASLLASELVQLHMQLEEKRRAIEAQKKKMETLSARQRLKLGKAAFLHVVKKGKADVVPQPLKPEHFAREYSQHNGEDFDGGVSKMEEFLVKEEGREDLLSESQDVDRESLAFIQQHKPKDPATLHDLEKHKALSAALLEDSAGEVGDVSECDLSIEKLNETISTLQQAILKISQQQEQLLMKSPTAPAPGSKNNSQDQRVKTAIHFVEPLSPTGVTGHRKPPRLGQGRNSRSGRPADLKVPKDRQQGSSRSKTPTPSIETLPHLRSFPPRTPSDPGWDGGADPGSDPQEKCFFDSYRLHDESNQRTFVLSSSKDANIILEQTSLKEALDGGEKEAGLSAPAGSGKENGPVDEPPRSKASLIEVDLSDLKAPDEDGETEGHESSVDLSTDGDQKPGVGFFFKDEQKAEDELAKKRAAFLLKQQRKAEEARVRKQQLEAEVELKRDEARRKAEEDRIRKEEEKARRELIKQEYLRRKQQQILEEQGLGKPKSKPKKPRPKSVHREESCSDSGTKCSSTPDNLSRAQSGSSLSLASAATTEPESVHSGGTPSQRRVESLEALPVLSRNPSRSTDRDWETASAASSLASVAEYTGPKLFKEPSSKSNKPIIHNAVSHCCLAGKVNEPHKNSILEELEKCDANHYIILFRDAGCQFRALYCYYPDTEEIYKLTGTGPKSITKKMIDKLYKYSSDRKQFNLIPAKTMSVSVDALTIHNHLWQPKRPAAPKKTQTRK from the exons ATGAGAGAGAtaacagagaaggaagtgaagtTAAAGCAGCAGCTGTTGGAGAGCCCGGCCCGTCAGAAG GTGCGCTATCGCCGAGAGCACCTGTCTGCGAGGCAGCCGCCCTGCTTCCCGTTGCTGGAGGACCTGATGAGAGACAGCAGCGATGGGGCCGCTCTCCTGGCCGTCGTCCACTTCTACTGCCCAGAGCAGATGAAGCTGGATG ATATATGCTTGAAGGAGGTAACATCGATGGCTGACAGTCTGTATAATATTCGGCTTCTGAGAGAATTCTCAAATGAATATCTTAACAAATGCTTTTATCTCACCTTAGAAGATATGCTGTATGCGCCCTTAGTGTTGAAG cccAATGTTATGGTTTTCATTGCTGAACTCTTCTGGTGGTTTGAGAATGTCAAACCAGATTTCGTTCAACCCAGGGATGTTCAGGAACTGAAAGATG CTAAAACAGTGTCACACCAAAAAAGCAGTCGGCCTCCTGTTCCTATCTCCAATGCCACTAAGCGCAGCTTCCTGGGCAGCCCCGCGGCAGCGAGCCCGGCTGATCTGCAGTCCTCCACCCAGCTGCCAGCCGAGGGTTGTCCCAGGCACCACTTGCACCCCGAAGAGTCTGAGCATCT GGGGAAAGGGGCCTCTGCCTTTAGCCCATCACATCCTTTGTTGCCACTGAGACAGAAACAGCAAAAGACGATGCAGGGAGAGGAGTGCCCCG ATCAGCGACACCGATCTAATTCTTTAACACGAGTCGATGGCCAGCCGCGAGGCGCAGCAGCAGCGTGGGCGGAGAAGAAGAACAG GCCTGTGTCTCAGCCAGCACCCGTTGCTCTTCATCATGCTGCGAGCTGCGATCTGGACCCTGGCTCTGGTGATAGCGTCAGCTTGGCCCGCTCCATCAGCAAGGATAGTTTGGCATCCAATATCGTTAATCTGACCCCACAGAACCAGCCGCACCCCACAGCCCTAAAGACCAATGGGAAAAGCCTCCTGAACAATGTCGATATTGAGGACGAGGATGAAGAGCTTGTGGCCATCATTAGAACGGATGTGGCTCCCCACAGCGGTGACCTGGGCCTGATGGCAAGTGCCAGATCTCCCCAGAGACTGGCGGACACCTTAGAAAGTAAGCCTGACAGTTTCTTCTTGGAGCCGTTGATGCCAGCCGTGCTTAGGCCAGCTAAAGAGAAGCAGATGATTACCAAGGAGGATGAGTGCGGAGAAGGGCGGCCAAGGAGCTTCACCTCCAAGAGGTCCAGCGAGGGCTACCAGCCTCTGCTGCGGAAGAAGGCATCCAGCGGTCATGTCAGTCGAGACTTGAATAGGACTTTCACTCCCATCTGTTCAGAACTTCCTGTGGGTTTGGACCCTGTGCCCGCTGAGGCGGGGCCGCAGGTGGTGGGGGAAGCCTGTGGTAGGCCTCTGGCCAGTGGCGGTTTTGATCCATTGTCTCAGGGACAGTCTGCCGACGGCTTCTTTCTTCATGTAGCCAGAGCCGAGGAAGACACGGAGGGCAGGTTCTATGTTAGCTGTGCAAAAAGTCCCAACGCCCACCATCCAGAGCCATGGACTGTCCTGAGGCAGGACTCCGACTCGGACATTGCAGATCTAGAGGAAGCTGAGCACGATTTACTTGGTGAGGACCACCCTGTGGTGATCACTAAGTATGTCGGTGAGGAGGAGTCGGCAAAGCTGCAGGAGGATCTGAAAGTGAAAGAGCATGAGGACAAGGATGACGCCAGTGGCCGCTCGAGCCCATGTCTGAGCACCGTCTCTCAGATCAGCAGCGTCTCCATGGCGAGCGGGAGCGTGAAGATGACCAGCTTCGCGGAAAGGAAGCTCCAGAGGCTCAACAGCTGTGAGACCAAGTCCAGCACCAGCAGCTCCCAGAAGACCACGCCCGATGGCTCAGAGAGCTGCCCGCCCCCACTGACGAcctggaagcagaggagagagcagagtcCGAGCAGGCAGAGCAAGGATCACGCCAGCCTCCTGGCGTCCGAGCTGGTGCAGCTCCACATGCAGCTGGAGGAGAAACGGAGAGCCATCGAAGCGCAGAAGAAGAAGATGGAGACTCTGTCCGCCAGGCAGCGACTGAAGCTGGGGAAGGCAGCCTTCCTGCACGTGGTCAAGAAAGGCAAGGCCGATGTCGTCCCTCAGCCGCTTAAACCAGAACACTTCGCTAGAGAGTATTCTCAGCACAACGGAGAGGACTTTGATGGTGGCGTTTCCAAGATGGAAGAATTTCTTGttaaggaagaggggagagaggatcTCCTTAGTGAGTCTCAAGATGTGGACAGGGAAAGCCTGGCTTTCATTCAGCAGCATAAACCGAAAGACCCTGCCACTCTCCACGACCTGGAGAAGCACAAAGCGCTCTCTGCTGCTCTCCTGGAAGACAGCGCTGGCGAGGTGGGGGACGTGAGCGAGTGCGACCTTTCTATTGAGAAGCTTAACGAGACCATCAGCACACTGCAGCAGGCGATTCTGAAGATTTCTCAGCAGCAAGAACAGCTGCTTATGAAATCCCCCACAGCACCAGCTCCAGGTTCTAAGAACAACTCCCAGGACCAGAGAGTCAAGACAGCCATCCACTTCGTCGAGCCGCTCTCTCCCACTGGAGTGACGGGTCACCGCAAACCCCCTCGTCTTGGTCAGGGTCGGAATTCCCGTTCAGGAAGACCGGCTGACCTGAAGGTCCCGAAAGACAGACAGCAGGGTTCCTCCCGGAGCAAGACCCCGACGCCCAGTATAGAGACCCTCCCCCACTTACGGTCCTTCCCTCCTCGGACGCCCTCTGACCCGGGCTGGGACGGTGGTGCAGACCCAGGGAGTGACCCTCAGGAGAAGTGCTTCTTCGACAGTTACCGGCTCCATGATGAGAGCAATCAGCGGACATTTGTCTTGTCCTCCTCCAAAGATGCAAACATTATATTGGAACAGACGAGCCTCAAAGAGGCTCTGGACGGCGGCGAGAAGGAGGCGGGGCTCAGTGCCCCGGCTGGCTCCGGCAAGGAGAACGGGCCTGTGGACGAGCCCCCGAGGAGCAAGGCCAGCCTCATCGAGGTAGACCTCTCAGACCTGAAGGCCCCTGATGAGGACGGAGAGACGGAAGGCCACGAGAGCTCTGTGGACCTCAGCACTGACGGCGATCAGAAGCCGGGAGTCGGCTTCTTCTTCAAG GATGAACAAAAGGCGGAAGATGAGCTCGCCAAGAAGCGGGCGGCCTTCCTCCTGAAGCAGCAGCGCAAGGCCGAGGAGGCTCGCGTGcggaagcagcagctggaagCAGAAGTGGAGCTCAAGAGAGACGAGGCCAG GCGTAAAGCCGAAGAAGATCGGATacggaaggaggaagagaaggcgCGACGAGAGCTCATCAAACAGGAATACTTGCGGAGGAAGCAGCAACAGATTTTAGAAGAACAAGGACTGGGAAAACCTAAATCGAAGCCAAAAAAGCCGCGGCCAAAGTCAGTCCATCGGGAAGAGTCGTGTAGCGACTCGGGAACCAAGTGCTCCTCAACCC CTGATAACCTGAGCCGGGCCCAGTCGGGCTCCAGCCTGTCCTTGGCCTCCGCAGCAACGACTGAGCCCGAGAGCGTTCATTCAGGGGGCACGCCTTCCCAGCG CAGAGTCGAGTCCCTGGAAGCCCTGCCCGTATTAAGCCGCAACCCGAGCAGAAGCACAGACAGAGACTGGGAGACGGCGTCCGCAGCGTCCTCCCTCGCCTCCGTGGCCGAGTACACAG GTCCCAAGCTCTTTAAGGAGCCTAGTAGCAAATCCAACAAACCGATCATTCATAATGCTGTGTCCCATTGCTGTCTGGCTGGAAAAGTGAATGAACCTCACAAGAATTCGATATTAGAG
- the CAMSAP1 gene encoding calmodulin-regulated spectrin-associated protein 1 isoform X13, with product MREITEKEVKLKQQLLESPARQKSPSKWYWKLVPVRYRREHLSARQPPCFPLLEDLMRDSSDGAALLAVVHFYCPEQMKLDDICLKEVTSMADSLYNIRLLREFSNEYLNKCFYLTLEDMLYAPLVLKPNVMVFIAELFWWFENVKPDFVQPRDVQELKDAKTVSHQKSSRPPVPISNATKRSFLGSPAAASPADLQSSTQLPAEGCPRHHLHPEESEHLGKGASAFSPSHPLLPLRQKQQKTMQGEECPDQRHRSNSLTRVDGQPRGAAAAWAEKKNRPVSQPAPVALHHAASCDLDPGSGDSVSLARSISKDSLASNIVNLTPQNQPHPTALKTNGKSLLNNVDIEDEDEELVAIIRTDVAPHSGDLGLMASARSPQRLADTLESKPDSFFLEPLMPAVLRPAKEKQMITKEDECGEGRPRSFTSKRSSEGYQPLLRKKASSGHVSRDLNRTFTPICSELPVGLDPVPAEAGPQVVGEACGRPLASGGFDPLSQGQSADGFFLHVARAEEDTEGRFYVSCAKSPNAHHPEPWTVLRQDSDSDIADLEEAEHDLLGEDHPVVITKYVGEEESAKLQEDLKVKEHEDKDDASGRSSPCLSTVSQISSVSMASGSVKMTSFAERKLQRLNSCETKSSTSSSQKTTPDGSESCPPPLTTWKQRREQSPSRQSKDHASLLASELVQLHMQLEEKRRAIEAQKKKMETLSARQRLKLGKAAFLHVVKKGKADVVPQPLKPEHFAREYSQHNGEDFDGGVSKMEEFLVKEEGREDLLSESQDVDRESLAFIQQHKPKDPATLHDLEKHKALSAALLEDSAGEVGDVSECDLSIEKLNETISTLQQAILKISQQQEQLLMKSPTAPAPGSKNNSQDQRVKTAIHFVEPLSPTGVTGHRKPPRLGQGRNSRSGRPADLKVPKDRQQGSSRSKTPTPSIETLPHLRSFPPRTPSDPGWDGGADPGSDPQEKCFFDSYRLHDESNQRTFVLSSSKDANIILEQTSLKEALDGGEKEAGLSAPAGSGKENGPVDEPPRSKASLIEVDLSDLKAPDEDGETEGHESSVDLSTDGDQKPGVGFFFKDEQKAEDELAKKRAAFLLKQQRKAEEARVRKQQLEAEVELKRDEARRKAEEDRIRKEEEKARRELIKQEYLRRKQQQILEEQGLGKPKSKPKKPRPKSVHREESCSDSGTKCSSTPDNLSRAQSGSSLSLASAATTEPESVHSGGTPSQRVESLEALPVLSRNPSRSTDRDWETASAASSLASVAEYTGPKLFKEPSSKSNKPIIHNAVSHCCLAGKVNEPHKNSILEELEKCDANHYIILFRDAGCQFRALYCYYPDTEEIYKLTGTGPKSITKKMIDKLYKYSSDRKQFNLIPAKTMSVSVDALTIHNHLWQPKRPAAPKKTQTRK from the exons ATGAGAGAGAtaacagagaaggaagtgaagtTAAAGCAGCAGCTGTTGGAGAGCCCGGCCCGTCAGAAG TCTCCCTCCAAGTGGTACTGGAAGTTAGTGCCT GTGCGCTATCGCCGAGAGCACCTGTCTGCGAGGCAGCCGCCCTGCTTCCCGTTGCTGGAGGACCTGATGAGAGACAGCAGCGATGGGGCCGCTCTCCTGGCCGTCGTCCACTTCTACTGCCCAGAGCAGATGAAGCTGGATG ATATATGCTTGAAGGAGGTAACATCGATGGCTGACAGTCTGTATAATATTCGGCTTCTGAGAGAATTCTCAAATGAATATCTTAACAAATGCTTTTATCTCACCTTAGAAGATATGCTGTATGCGCCCTTAGTGTTGAAG cccAATGTTATGGTTTTCATTGCTGAACTCTTCTGGTGGTTTGAGAATGTCAAACCAGATTTCGTTCAACCCAGGGATGTTCAGGAACTGAAAGATG CTAAAACAGTGTCACACCAAAAAAGCAGTCGGCCTCCTGTTCCTATCTCCAATGCCACTAAGCGCAGCTTCCTGGGCAGCCCCGCGGCAGCGAGCCCGGCTGATCTGCAGTCCTCCACCCAGCTGCCAGCCGAGGGTTGTCCCAGGCACCACTTGCACCCCGAAGAGTCTGAGCATCT GGGGAAAGGGGCCTCTGCCTTTAGCCCATCACATCCTTTGTTGCCACTGAGACAGAAACAGCAAAAGACGATGCAGGGAGAGGAGTGCCCCG ATCAGCGACACCGATCTAATTCTTTAACACGAGTCGATGGCCAGCCGCGAGGCGCAGCAGCAGCGTGGGCGGAGAAGAAGAACAG GCCTGTGTCTCAGCCAGCACCCGTTGCTCTTCATCATGCTGCGAGCTGCGATCTGGACCCTGGCTCTGGTGATAGCGTCAGCTTGGCCCGCTCCATCAGCAAGGATAGTTTGGCATCCAATATCGTTAATCTGACCCCACAGAACCAGCCGCACCCCACAGCCCTAAAGACCAATGGGAAAAGCCTCCTGAACAATGTCGATATTGAGGACGAGGATGAAGAGCTTGTGGCCATCATTAGAACGGATGTGGCTCCCCACAGCGGTGACCTGGGCCTGATGGCAAGTGCCAGATCTCCCCAGAGACTGGCGGACACCTTAGAAAGTAAGCCTGACAGTTTCTTCTTGGAGCCGTTGATGCCAGCCGTGCTTAGGCCAGCTAAAGAGAAGCAGATGATTACCAAGGAGGATGAGTGCGGAGAAGGGCGGCCAAGGAGCTTCACCTCCAAGAGGTCCAGCGAGGGCTACCAGCCTCTGCTGCGGAAGAAGGCATCCAGCGGTCATGTCAGTCGAGACTTGAATAGGACTTTCACTCCCATCTGTTCAGAACTTCCTGTGGGTTTGGACCCTGTGCCCGCTGAGGCGGGGCCGCAGGTGGTGGGGGAAGCCTGTGGTAGGCCTCTGGCCAGTGGCGGTTTTGATCCATTGTCTCAGGGACAGTCTGCCGACGGCTTCTTTCTTCATGTAGCCAGAGCCGAGGAAGACACGGAGGGCAGGTTCTATGTTAGCTGTGCAAAAAGTCCCAACGCCCACCATCCAGAGCCATGGACTGTCCTGAGGCAGGACTCCGACTCGGACATTGCAGATCTAGAGGAAGCTGAGCACGATTTACTTGGTGAGGACCACCCTGTGGTGATCACTAAGTATGTCGGTGAGGAGGAGTCGGCAAAGCTGCAGGAGGATCTGAAAGTGAAAGAGCATGAGGACAAGGATGACGCCAGTGGCCGCTCGAGCCCATGTCTGAGCACCGTCTCTCAGATCAGCAGCGTCTCCATGGCGAGCGGGAGCGTGAAGATGACCAGCTTCGCGGAAAGGAAGCTCCAGAGGCTCAACAGCTGTGAGACCAAGTCCAGCACCAGCAGCTCCCAGAAGACCACGCCCGATGGCTCAGAGAGCTGCCCGCCCCCACTGACGAcctggaagcagaggagagagcagagtcCGAGCAGGCAGAGCAAGGATCACGCCAGCCTCCTGGCGTCCGAGCTGGTGCAGCTCCACATGCAGCTGGAGGAGAAACGGAGAGCCATCGAAGCGCAGAAGAAGAAGATGGAGACTCTGTCCGCCAGGCAGCGACTGAAGCTGGGGAAGGCAGCCTTCCTGCACGTGGTCAAGAAAGGCAAGGCCGATGTCGTCCCTCAGCCGCTTAAACCAGAACACTTCGCTAGAGAGTATTCTCAGCACAACGGAGAGGACTTTGATGGTGGCGTTTCCAAGATGGAAGAATTTCTTGttaaggaagaggggagagaggatcTCCTTAGTGAGTCTCAAGATGTGGACAGGGAAAGCCTGGCTTTCATTCAGCAGCATAAACCGAAAGACCCTGCCACTCTCCACGACCTGGAGAAGCACAAAGCGCTCTCTGCTGCTCTCCTGGAAGACAGCGCTGGCGAGGTGGGGGACGTGAGCGAGTGCGACCTTTCTATTGAGAAGCTTAACGAGACCATCAGCACACTGCAGCAGGCGATTCTGAAGATTTCTCAGCAGCAAGAACAGCTGCTTATGAAATCCCCCACAGCACCAGCTCCAGGTTCTAAGAACAACTCCCAGGACCAGAGAGTCAAGACAGCCATCCACTTCGTCGAGCCGCTCTCTCCCACTGGAGTGACGGGTCACCGCAAACCCCCTCGTCTTGGTCAGGGTCGGAATTCCCGTTCAGGAAGACCGGCTGACCTGAAGGTCCCGAAAGACAGACAGCAGGGTTCCTCCCGGAGCAAGACCCCGACGCCCAGTATAGAGACCCTCCCCCACTTACGGTCCTTCCCTCCTCGGACGCCCTCTGACCCGGGCTGGGACGGTGGTGCAGACCCAGGGAGTGACCCTCAGGAGAAGTGCTTCTTCGACAGTTACCGGCTCCATGATGAGAGCAATCAGCGGACATTTGTCTTGTCCTCCTCCAAAGATGCAAACATTATATTGGAACAGACGAGCCTCAAAGAGGCTCTGGACGGCGGCGAGAAGGAGGCGGGGCTCAGTGCCCCGGCTGGCTCCGGCAAGGAGAACGGGCCTGTGGACGAGCCCCCGAGGAGCAAGGCCAGCCTCATCGAGGTAGACCTCTCAGACCTGAAGGCCCCTGATGAGGACGGAGAGACGGAAGGCCACGAGAGCTCTGTGGACCTCAGCACTGACGGCGATCAGAAGCCGGGAGTCGGCTTCTTCTTCAAG GATGAACAAAAGGCGGAAGATGAGCTCGCCAAGAAGCGGGCGGCCTTCCTCCTGAAGCAGCAGCGCAAGGCCGAGGAGGCTCGCGTGcggaagcagcagctggaagCAGAAGTGGAGCTCAAGAGAGACGAGGCCAG GCGTAAAGCCGAAGAAGATCGGATacggaaggaggaagagaaggcgCGACGAGAGCTCATCAAACAGGAATACTTGCGGAGGAAGCAGCAACAGATTTTAGAAGAACAAGGACTGGGAAAACCTAAATCGAAGCCAAAAAAGCCGCGGCCAAAGTCAGTCCATCGGGAAGAGTCGTGTAGCGACTCGGGAACCAAGTGCTCCTCAACCC CTGATAACCTGAGCCGGGCCCAGTCGGGCTCCAGCCTGTCCTTGGCCTCCGCAGCAACGACTGAGCCCGAGAGCGTTCATTCAGGGGGCACGCCTTCCCAGCG AGTCGAGTCCCTGGAAGCCCTGCCCGTATTAAGCCGCAACCCGAGCAGAAGCACAGACAGAGACTGGGAGACGGCGTCCGCAGCGTCCTCCCTCGCCTCCGTGGCCGAGTACACAG GTCCCAAGCTCTTTAAGGAGCCTAGTAGCAAATCCAACAAACCGATCATTCATAATGCTGTGTCCCATTGCTGTCTGGCTGGAAAAGTGAATGAACCTCACAAGAATTCGATATTAGAG